The genomic region TTATGACTGAAAAGTTGTCTACTTACAATTGAAATAGATAATTGTTTGTGAAAATATAATTATTTTCGGACTAAATATCGTTTATTGTTTGTGCGTAGTTATACAAACTTACAGTAGATAATCTTTTTGCTATTGAATATTGAGATACATAGTCTTGAAGATTGTATGGAATACAGAATGAAAAAAACTGTGTGGAGTATAATTTTTTACATGCAGTTCAAAAGACACCAAGTAAGATTATTATGCCTATTTGACTTGGTAGTTATGATTTGGTGCGAGGATTTTGGAGGAGCTTTTGATGAAGATGACGATGCGCTGGTACGGTTCAAAATTTGATACTGTAACCTTAAAACAGATGAGACAGATTCCTGGTTTGAAGGGCGTCATTACGACCTTATATGATATTCCGGTAGGAGAAGTATGGCCGCAGGATCGAATCCATGAACTGAAGGAAGAAGTCGAAGCTTCAGGGCTCGTGATAGAAGGTATCGAAAGTATCAATATCCATGATGCAATCAAAATTGGCTTACCTGAACGGGACCGATATATCGAGAATTATATAGCAACCCTTGAGCATCTTGGAAAAGAAGGCATTACGCTGGTATGCTACAATTTCATGCCTGTCTTTGACTGGACCCGGACCGATTTGTCCAAACAGCGGCCAGACGGTTCCTTTGTCATGGCATATGATCAGAAAAAGGTCGATGCCCTTGATCCACAGGCTTTCTTTGACCAGACGAATTCCAATAGCAACGGCTTTGTGATGCCCGGTTGGGAACCGGACAGGCTGGCTCATGTCAAGGAACTGTTTGCAGCATATGCTTCGGTTGATGCCGATGTACTGTTCAATAACCTTGTTTATTTCCTTAAGGCAATCGAACCGATATGCGAAAAATATGGGATCAAAATGGCAATCCACCCAGATGATCCCGCATGGTCGGTCTTTGGACTGCCAAGGATTATTACAGGAAAGGAAACAATTCTCAGATTGATGAAGGCTGTCGACAAACCATTCAACGGACTGACTTTCTGTACTGGATCTCTTGGAACGAATCCAAAGAATGATCTTCCTGGGATTGTCAGAGCATTACCTGGTCGTATACATTTTGCCCATATACGGAATCTGCACCATTTTTCACCTGGAGTATTTGAGGAGTCTGCACATCTTTCCAGTGATGGCTCCTTTGATATGTATGAAATTTGCAAAGCACTCTATGACATTGGTTTCAATGGCCCTGTCAGACCTGACCATGGCCGTATGATTTGGGGAGAAAAAGCGATGCCTGGTTATGGACTGTACGACAGGGCACTCGGAGCTACATACATCAATGGATTGTTTGAAGCAATTGAGAAATCCAACAGATAGCGGATTGATGATGGAGGAGAGGTAGACGACATGCAATTGACTGCAAAAGAATTGAAAGAACGTACTACATGGCTTTCAAAAGGATATGAATTACCGCAATTTGACCGTCAGAAAATGATTGACAGCACCTTGCAGGAGCCTGTATGGATTCACTTTGGTGCTGGTAATATTTTCAGGGGATTTCCTGCCATGCTCATGCAGAAACTCTTGGATGAAGGTCTGGAAAAGAAAGGCATCATTGTCGGAGAAGGGTTCGATTATGAAATCATCGACCGGATATATGTACCCCATGATAATCTTTCTTTGCTTGTTACTTTGAATGATAACGGTACAATTGACACTTCCGTGGTTGCATCGGTAGCTGCTGCATGGAAATGCAATTCTTCCTTTTCGAGGGAATGGGAGAATTTCAAAAATGCTTTTGAAAAACCATCACTTCAAATGGTATCGTTTACAATAACGGAAAAAGGCTATGCAATGAAAGGACAGGATGGCAACTATTTCCCATTTGTACAAGAAGATATAGGCCAAGGACCGGATGGAAATCTCAAAGGCTTGATGGGTATGGTTACTGCACTCGTTTATCATCGTTATAAGAGTTGTGGGGTACCGCTTGCCTTGTGTAGCATGGACAATTGTTCACATAATGGCGAAAAGCTTCAGACGGCTGTTTCTACTATGGCAAATGAATGGGTAGAAAAAGGTCTGTGTGAAAAAGGTTTCCTAGCTTATCTTCATGAGCAAATCAGTTTTCCTTGGTCAATGATAGACAAGATTACACCGAGACCTGATGCTGATGTACAGCATATGCTGAAGAAAAATGACTTTGAGTCAACAGATGTCGTCATTACGGCGAAACATACCTATATTGCTCCGTTTGTCAATGCCGAGAGACCTCAATATCTGGTCATCGAGGACAAGTTTCCCAATGGTAGGCCATGTCTTGAGAAAGCTGGTGTCTACTTTACTGACCGAGATACAGT from Spirochaetia bacterium harbors:
- the uxuA gene encoding mannonate dehydratase codes for the protein MKMTMRWYGSKFDTVTLKQMRQIPGLKGVITTLYDIPVGEVWPQDRIHELKEEVEASGLVIEGIESINIHDAIKIGLPERDRYIENYIATLEHLGKEGITLVCYNFMPVFDWTRTDLSKQRPDGSFVMAYDQKKVDALDPQAFFDQTNSNSNGFVMPGWEPDRLAHVKELFAAYASVDADVLFNNLVYFLKAIEPICEKYGIKMAIHPDDPAWSVFGLPRIITGKETILRLMKAVDKPFNGLTFCTGSLGTNPKNDLPGIVRALPGRIHFAHIRNLHHFSPGVFEESAHLSSDGSFDMYEICKALYDIGFNGPVRPDHGRMIWGEKAMPGYGLYDRALGATYINGLFEAIEKSNR
- a CDS encoding mannitol dehydrogenase family protein produces the protein MQLTAKELKERTTWLSKGYELPQFDRQKMIDSTLQEPVWIHFGAGNIFRGFPAMLMQKLLDEGLEKKGIIVGEGFDYEIIDRIYVPHDNLSLLVTLNDNGTIDTSVVASVAAAWKCNSSFSREWENFKNAFEKPSLQMVSFTITEKGYAMKGQDGNYFPFVQEDIGQGPDGNLKGLMGMVTALVYHRYKSCGVPLALCSMDNCSHNGEKLQTAVSTMANEWVEKGLCEKGFLAYLHEQISFPWSMIDKITPRPDADVQHMLKKNDFESTDVVITAKHTYIAPFVNAERPQYLVIEDKFPNGRPCLEKAGVYFTDRDTVNKVEKMKVCTCLNPLHTCLAIYGCLLGYNRIADEMKDGQLNRMVHVLGHDEGLPVVVDPGIIEPKAFLDEVLETRFPNPFMPDTPQRIACDTSQKLPIRYGETIKAYMASDSLDIKRLTVVPLAIAGWCRYLMGVDDEGKAFQPSPDPRLEQERKYLKDVKLGDEGPFDEALRPILSDASLFAVDLYKAGLADKVTDYFTQLVKGKGAVRNTLQKYIR